The Candidatus Neomarinimicrobiota bacterium genome segment CCACCCCGTAAAAAATCTTGAAACGAATGGTGTGGAAATTACAAGCCAAAATCATGGATTTGCTGTGGATTTGGATTCACTGCCAAACAATGTAATTTCAACCCACATTAATTTGAACGATAATACATCTGAAGGCCTTCGCTCTAAAGATTATCCAGCATTTTCAGTACAATACCATCCTGAAGCGAGCCCGGGTCCGCATGATAGCAGATATTTATTCCACAAATTTATTAATATGATGAAAAATGACGATTGAATTCATGTGTTTAAAATTAGAAAGAAGTTCATTTTATGAGAAAAAATAATTTCCGCAATATTGCAATTATTGCCCACGTCGATCATGGGAAAACAACTCTTGTTGATGGGCTTCTGAAGCAAAGCGGAACCTTTCAGGCCCACGAGCAAGTAGATGAGCGTGTTATGGATTCGATGGATTTGGAAAAAGAAAGAGGAATTACGATAACTGCAAAAAATACAGCTGTCATTTATAATGATGTAAAAATAAACATCATGGATACACCCGGGCATGCGGATTTCGGTGGAGAAGTTGAACGAAGCCTGAACTTAGTTGATGGTGCTCTTCTTTTGGTTGATGCCAGTGAAGGCCCGCTACCCCAAACCCGATTTGTTCTCAGGAAAACATTGGATAAACAATTACCGGTTATTTTAGTAATTAATAAAATTGATAGAGCGGATGCCCGAATTGAAGAAGTTATTAATGAAGTTTATGATTTATTTATTGACTTGGATGCAACAGATGATCAAATAGAATTTCCCATTATTTATACGAATGCAAAGGACGGAATTGCTCATCATAACCTAGACGATGGTTCTACAAATCTTAACCCGATATTTGACACCATTATAGAAAAAATAAAAGGCCCCGTGGCAAATGATAATTTTACGCCACAATTTTTAGTTACCAATTTAGATTATGATCCTTACGTCGGACAGGTCGCAATTGGTCGGCTGAACAATGGCGTTTTAGAAATGAATAAATCGTATTCTCTTTGCGGAATTGATGGCATAAAAAGCAATCAAAAATTTTCTGCTATATATACTTTTAAAGGGCTTAAAAAAATTCAATCAGAAAGCCTGGAAGCTGGTGATATTATTGCTATTGCCGGGATTGATGGTGTGACCATTGGGGATACCATTTCCTCCAATGAAAATCCAATGCCACTTCCTAGAATAATCATCGATGAACCTACGGTATCGATGCTTTTTTATGTAAATAATAGTCCATTTGCTGGCAAAGAAGGAAAATATCTTACATCCAGAAACATCATTGAGCGGTTAGAAAAAGAAGTTCTAGGGAATGTTGCTCTTCAGGTTCATCCCACAGATAGAAAAGATATGTTTGAAGTTCGAGGTAGAGGCGAACTACAGATGGCAGTGTTGATTGAAACGATGCGAAGAGAAGAGTTTGAATTTATGGTTTCGAAACCACATGTAATTACCCATGAAGAAAATGGAAAAACAATGGAACCAATGGAAAAGGTTTTTCTTGATATTCCGGATGATAAAGTTGGTATTGTTACAGAAAAACTTTCTGTCCGAAAGGGGAAAATGACAAATTTAGTAAACCATGGCCATGGGAGAGTTTCAATGGAATTTATTATCCCATCTCGTGGGTTAATTGGTTTTCGAAGTCAATTCCTCACCGATACTCAAGGCGCCGGAATAATGAATAAATTGTTTGACGGATTTGCTCCATGGTTCGGTCCAATTCCACAACGAATAAGCGGGGCTATGGTAGCGGACCGACAAGGAAAAGTAACGACATATGCTTGTTTAGGGATGGTTGATAGAGGCGAGCTTTTTGTAAAAGTAGGAACCGAAGTTTATGATGGGATGATAATTGGTAAACGAAATCGTTCCATGGATTTAACATTAAATATTACACGGGAAAAGAAATTAACAAATATGCGGGCCGCTGCTTCAGATTCGACGGTTGTATTGCGACCGCCTAAGCAATTGTCTTTGGATCAATCCATTGAATTCATAGCAGAAGACGAATTGGTTGAAGTAACTCCGCTATCAATTCGATTACGTAAGATGGAATTGAATGCAAATAAGCGTTTATCTAAAAGTCGTAAAGAAAAATATGTCGAATAACTTTTAAAAGTGGTTGAAATTATAGAATAATAATAATGATCCTTAAGACAAAAAATCTATCTAAATCATTCGGCTCACGGGAAGCTGTGGATAATTTATCATTAGAAATTCCGGAAAGGTCTGTTTTTGGTTTCTTGGGACCAAACGGAAGTGGGAAATCAACAACCATTAGGATGATGACAGATTTAATTCGCCCAGATAATGGCGAAGTATTTATTGAAGGAAAATCTGTCCAAAAAAATCGCCAAAAGGCATTAATCAACGTAGGTGCATTTATTGAGCGTGCGGATTTTTATAAACATCTCTCAGCTCAAACAAATTTAGAAATGCTGGCACGAATGGATGGTAAAGGGTTTGATAATATACCAATCGTTTTGGAAAGAGTTGGGTTGACTGATAGAGCGAATGATAAAGTGAAACATTACTCTCAAGGAATGCGCCAAAGGCTTGGGATTGCACAAGCATTGCTGGCTAAACCCAAATTGTTAATTTTAGATGAACCAACAAATGGACTTGACCCACAAGGGATGAAGGAAGTAAGAGATTTAGTGAGGGATCTTAATAGTGAAGGAATCACCATTTTTATTTCTTCTCACTTGCTGGATGAAGTACAAAAAATATGTTCACATGTAGCGATTATTCATTTGGGGACATTGATTATTTCCGGAACGATGAAAGAATTATTAACTGAATCAGAATTTTTTACAACAGAGTTGCGGATTCATCCTATAAAGAAAGCTAAAACAATATTAGAATCTCAAGAATGGGTTCATAAGTGCGTTGAAAATAATGGGGTGTTGTTCGTGAACGTATCCACAGGGAAAATTTCCGATATCGCACCATTGCTTATCCAAAACGGCTGTAAAGTGGATGCGATTATTCCTAAAACTTCATTAGAAGAGTTGTATTTGTCAAAAATGGAAACCAAAGGATTTTGATGTGATAGGGCTTATTCATAACGAATTATTGAAAATTACCGGTCGATGGAGAAGCTATATCGGATTCATTGGGATAGCCATTTTAATGCCATTAATTCTCTGGGGCTTCTCTTATGGTGGCGGTGAAATTCATGATGAATATGCAAGTGAACTCGGGGATAATTTTATTGTAGTGGGTTCAATATTTAATGCGTTTTTAGCCACATATATTGTGATGAACGCATTTTGGATTCATATGCCATTTCTGGTAGCCCTGGCTGCCGGCGATGCGGTAGCAGCAGAAGGCGCTGCGGGAACGTTTAGAATTATTTTAACTCGTTCAACAAGTAGGTTGAAAATATTATTCGCCAAATTATTTGCTACGTGGATTTATACTGCGCTTCTCATCTTATTTTTAGCATTCATGAGTCTTGGGATTGGATCTATTTGGTTGGGAGTTGGTGACCTCATCGTATTTGATAAAGGAATTCTCATTTTAGATCAAAGTGAAGCATGGGTTCGCATGACACTTGCATTTGGATTAGCCATTCTAATTATGTGTGTTGTAGCAACTTTGTGTTTTATGTTTTCGACAATGGTAAATAACGGTATTGGCCCAATTATAGGCGCCATTTTCCTCATTGTGATTGGATATATCATTATGGCAATTCCAATCGAATTATTCGAAAAAATGGAACCTTATATTTTTGTAACGTATTTTGATGTATGGGTCCAGGCATTCAAAGACCCAATCCCGTGGGATCGAATCATAAAAAGTTTGGGTGTTTTAGCTCTTTATACAGTCGGATTTATTGGAATCAGCATTGGAGTGTTTATAAATAAAGACATTAAAACATGATTAAATATTTAATTATACTAACCGGATTTCTTTTCGCTGGGACACCCTCCGTTGAATCTATACAAGATAGCCTCATTACTAGGTTTAATCAAATTGAAGATTATACTGTAAAAATAAAAGTATCTGTTAAAATGACTGGGTTACGAATGCCTCGGAAAAAAATAAAAATTTACTATAAAGCACCTGATAAAATAAAAATAAAATCAACTGGATTTGCTATTGTTCCTAAAACTGGTTTAGGTGGATCGCCCGAACAATATCTAAGCATGTTGGATTCTGTATTTGTTTCAAGGAGTGAAGACTTGGATGGGATTAAACATTGGGTATTAGCAGGATTAGTAAATCCAGATTCCATGGATATTCCTATTCCGGAAGATGATTTCCCTAACATTAAAATGAATCTTTGGGTTGACGCTGAATCTTGGGTGATATCGAAGGCAGAAACAATGATTGATTCTCAAAAAGTATTCCATTTGATGTCAGAGTATGAAATGGTGGACGGATTTCTTCTTCCAATAAAAACAACCCTTTCGCTTGGATTTAAAGGTATGGAACGATGGTCGATGCGAGACCCATTTGGCGGCCCGGCGGCAGACCGACAAGATATAGAAAATCTTACAAAGGATGCTGGGGTTAATCCCAAGGAAAGCGAATTTGCCGGAACAGTCATCATGGAATTTTCTAAGTATAAAGTAAATCAAGGATTGGATGATTCAATATTTGAAGAATAGCCATAGAGGACACAGAGTAAAAAATTAATAAAATGATAACAAAAGATTTTATAAAAAAACTTTGTGCTCTCTGTGACATAATAAATAATGCCTAAACGTACTGACATAGAATCCATTTTA includes the following:
- a CDS encoding ABC transporter ATP-binding protein, which codes for MILKTKNLSKSFGSREAVDNLSLEIPERSVFGFLGPNGSGKSTTIRMMTDLIRPDNGEVFIEGKSVQKNRQKALINVGAFIERADFYKHLSAQTNLEMLARMDGKGFDNIPIVLERVGLTDRANDKVKHYSQGMRQRLGIAQALLAKPKLLILDEPTNGLDPQGMKEVRDLVRDLNSEGITIFISSHLLDEVQKICSHVAIIHLGTLIISGTMKELLTESEFFTTELRIHPIKKAKTILESQEWVHKCVENNGVLFVNVSTGKISDIAPLLIQNGCKVDAIIPKTSLEELYLSKMETKGF
- the typA gene encoding translational GTPase TypA, with the protein product MRKNNFRNIAIIAHVDHGKTTLVDGLLKQSGTFQAHEQVDERVMDSMDLEKERGITITAKNTAVIYNDVKINIMDTPGHADFGGEVERSLNLVDGALLLVDASEGPLPQTRFVLRKTLDKQLPVILVINKIDRADARIEEVINEVYDLFIDLDATDDQIEFPIIYTNAKDGIAHHNLDDGSTNLNPIFDTIIEKIKGPVANDNFTPQFLVTNLDYDPYVGQVAIGRLNNGVLEMNKSYSLCGIDGIKSNQKFSAIYTFKGLKKIQSESLEAGDIIAIAGIDGVTIGDTISSNENPMPLPRIIIDEPTVSMLFYVNNSPFAGKEGKYLTSRNIIERLEKEVLGNVALQVHPTDRKDMFEVRGRGELQMAVLIETMRREEFEFMVSKPHVITHEENGKTMEPMEKVFLDIPDDKVGIVTEKLSVRKGKMTNLVNHGHGRVSMEFIIPSRGLIGFRSQFLTDTQGAGIMNKLFDGFAPWFGPIPQRISGAMVADRQGKVTTYACLGMVDRGELFVKVGTEVYDGMIIGKRNRSMDLTLNITREKKLTNMRAAASDSTVVLRPPKQLSLDQSIEFIAEDELVEVTPLSIRLRKMELNANKRLSKSRKEKYVE
- a CDS encoding ABC transporter permease subunit gives rise to the protein MIGLIHNELLKITGRWRSYIGFIGIAILMPLILWGFSYGGGEIHDEYASELGDNFIVVGSIFNAFLATYIVMNAFWIHMPFLVALAAGDAVAAEGAAGTFRIILTRSTSRLKILFAKLFATWIYTALLILFLAFMSLGIGSIWLGVGDLIVFDKGILILDQSEAWVRMTLAFGLAILIMCVVATLCFMFSTMVNNGIGPIIGAIFLIVIGYIIMAIPIELFEKMEPYIFVTYFDVWVQAFKDPIPWDRIIKSLGVLALYTVGFIGISIGVFINKDIKT